The segment TACTCGAGAAGTACTGAAAGTCCCACAAGGTGGATGGCTACTGCAGACGGCGGCAGGCTCTGCTTTGGGACAAATGATTATCCGTCTCAGTAAAGTCTTTGGATTCAAAACAATCAATGTTGTCCGAAGAGAAGCACAAGTGGAAGAACTGAAAGCACTCGGTGCCGATGCCGTTGTCTGTTACGACGGCAATCCGGAAGGTCGAGACAACTTTGTAAAGCAAGTGAAAGAGATCATCGGCAACCAGAAACTGAAATGTGCCATCGATCCCGTTGGAGGTTCAACCGGCTCCGCTGCGGCGGCTGCTCTGTCCGATAATGGCAAGTTGGTTGTGTATGGTTCCCTATCGAATCAACCTATTGAAATGCACACGCGTCAGTTCATCACTCACAATGTTCGTATTGAGGGATTCTGGCTGTCCCGACACATGCAAGAGCTGAGTCTGCTGGGAAAACTATCGTTAGTCAAGAAGATCACCAAGTTGATGCGCGACAATACACTTCAAGCCGAAGTAGGAAATATATTCGAACTGGCTCAAATTAAAGAAGCCGTTCGAGAATCAGAAGCGGTCGGAAAATCCGGCAAGGTGCTCCTCAAGATTGCGGCGGAGTAACTTGTTCGGATGTTGCAGTCGCTGTCATGGAATCAGTTTGATTATCCATCGCTTGGATCAAACCTAGCAGTTCACAGAATCCATGTTTTGCACGCGACACTAAAAAGAAAAAAGATGCAATTGAAATGGAGATGATTAGGATTAACCACCAGTTTTCTACAAAGAGCGCAATTGCAATTCCCGAGATCAGAATGAAAAACGAGAGCTTAAATTGAATTCCTGCATACTGGCGGCTTTGCTCCACATCAATCTGTCTAATTTCTGACAGCATCTCCTGATGCCGAGAGGAAAGTGGAGTGGAATGATTTTCGTTTTTTTCAGGCGACATGGTTCGTGCTGATCTGTGATAAATAAAGGTTTCCCGACTTCAATCTTCATTTGCAAAATCTGCAATTCGATTGATATTTCAAGATAACCGAAATCACTTCATAAACGAAGTGCGCCCCCACTGACCGTTCACTGAAAAGTCTCGCTACCAAAAATAATTGCCCGTGGAGTTGATCAAACTCCACGGGCAAAATCTCTATCACAACGCCGCCGGAATATACACATATAATTGGCGGTGCATAAGAATATCTTACCATTTGTTGTCTGAGTTGTTAGCGTGAATGGCCTGCAATTTCGGGATTCACGA is part of the Polystyrenella longa genome and harbors:
- a CDS encoding zinc-dependent alcohol dehydrogenase family protein; translated protein: MQAVVFEEPGEPAEVLACQEKPVPEPASGEVRVRMLYSPVNPSDLMFIRGRYGIRPNLPATPGFEGVGIVEASGGGLLGKLVKGKRVVVLNKDTGNWAEQTVVPAKQVVPIPDDLPLEQAAMFFVNPATSFVLTREVLKVPQGGWLLQTAAGSALGQMIIRLSKVFGFKTINVVRREAQVEELKALGADAVVCYDGNPEGRDNFVKQVKEIIGNQKLKCAIDPVGGSTGSAAAAALSDNGKLVVYGSLSNQPIEMHTRQFITHNVRIEGFWLSRHMQELSLLGKLSLVKKITKLMRDNTLQAEVGNIFELAQIKEAVRESEAVGKSGKVLLKIAAE